The Dehalococcoidales bacterium DNA segment GTCCAGGCAGGTGCCGCAGGAAAGGATAGACACCCCGGCCTGCCGGAGCAGCTCCAGGGTATCCAGAACCCCGGAGCCTTCCGCGGCCAGGAGGACGCCGCTGTTGATGAAAATTATCCGCCGCGGTTTCGGGTCCGAGTCCCACAGCGTGTTAAGGAACGACTTCATCAGGATTTCCCCCAGCCGGTCATCCCCCCGGCCGAGCTTATCGCCGGTGATGAGCACGGTGACGGCGTTTTTATTTACTCCGGCTCGAGCCATAG contains these protein-coding regions:
- the yedF gene encoding sulfurtransferase-like selenium metabolism protein YedF, coding for MARAGVNKNAVTVLITGDKLGRGDDRLGEILMKSFLNTLWDSDPKPRRIIFINSGVLLAAEGSGVLDTLELLRQAGVSILSCGTCLDFYELRAKLQAGEVTKMPDIVAHLLAADKVVTI